DNA sequence from the Janibacter sp. CX7 genome:
AGACCCTCCACACCGCCTCCCTCGCGGCGCGGCACCTCGCCGACGGCTTCACCGACGACGGGTGCGAACGGGCGGCGCCCTACCTGCGGGCGATGCTCGCCACCCCGGGGCTGGCGGTCTGCGACACCTCCGCCGTCGTCGTCTGGGAGGGCGAAGGGAGACACCACCTGCCTGCCGTGATGGACCAGGCCGCGGCGGTCCTCACCTCTGGTCAGCCAGTCGTGCTCGGCCCGGACGTCGTCACGTGCACCTCGACGGAGTGCCCGATCCGGGCGGCGGTCATCGCCCCGGTGACGGTCGACGACCGGGTCATCGGCGCCATCGCCGGCTACGGTCCGACGGTCTCGGCAGGTCTGGCCCGCGCGGCCGGCGAGGTCGCGGCCTGGGTCGCGACGCAGGTCGAGCTCGCCGACCTGTCCTACGAGCGCACCCGGGCCATGGAGGCCGAGCTGCGCGCCCTGCGGGCGCAGATCTCCCCGCACTTCATCTACAACTCGCTGACGGCCATCGCCTCCTTCGTGCGGACCGACCCGGCGCGGGCCCGCGAGCTGCTCCTCGAGTTCGCCGACTTCACCCGCTACGCGCTGCGCCGCGACGGGGCCTTCACGACGGTGAGCGAGGAACTGCGCAATGTCGAGCGCTACCTCGTCCTCGAGCAGGCGCGCTTCGGCGAGCGCCTGGGCATCACCCTCAAGATCGCGCCCGAGGTGCTGCCGGTGCGCGTTCCCTACCTCGCCATCCAGCCGCTGGTCGAAAATGCCGTCCGCCACGGCCTCGCGCCCAAGGAGGGCCCGGGGCACGTCACACTCAGCGCGACGGACCACGGTTCGGTCGCGGAGTTCAGCGTCGACGACGACGGGGTCGGTGCCCACCCCGAGACGATCCGCAAGGTGCTCGACGGCCAGTCCCGCGCCGACTCGGTCGGCCTGGGCAATGTCGACGCCCGCCTGCGCCAGGTCTACGGCGAGGAGTACGGACTGGTCGTCGACACCGCTCCGGGGGCCGGGATGCGTGTCTCCTTCCGGGTGCCCAAGTACTCCCCTGCCCTCGAGGATCCGGCCTAGTGTGGTGCCCATGCCGCCCCGCCCCACCGCGCTGACCGTCCTCGTCGTCGACGACGAGGCCCCGGCGCGCAACGAGGTCGCCTGGTTGCTCGACCAGGACGAGCGCGTCGGGCGCGTGCTCACCGCCTCGAGCGGCACGACCGCCCTCGCGGCCCTCGAGCGCGAGCACGTCGACGTCGTCTTCAGCGACATCTCGATGCCGGGCCTCGACGGCATGCAGCTGGCCCGGGTCATCCGCCGCTTCAGCGAGCGCCCCCAGGTCGTCTTCGTCACCGCCCACGACTCCCACGCCGTCGACGCCTTCGACCTCGACGCCGTCGACTACCTCATGAAGCCGGTGCGCCCCGAGCGCATCGGCGAGGCGGTGCGCCGCTGCTTCGCCGCGACCGAGCTCCGAGAGGAGGAGCCCGCGGCGCCGGGCGAGGACGACGAGACGATCCCCGTCGAGCTCGGTGGGGTCACCCGGTTCGTCCGGCGCAGCGAGATCCGGTGGGTGCAGGCGCAGGGCGACTACGCGCGGCTGCACACCCCGACCGGGTCGCACCTCGTGCGCATCCCCCTGGCGACCCTCGAGGAGCGCTGGGCCGAGGCTGGCTTCGTACGCATCCACCGCTCCACGCTCGTGTCGACCCGGCACATCAGCGAGATCCACAACGACGGCGGCCGCTGCACGGTCCTCGTCGACGGGACCGAGCTGCAGGTCAGCCGTCGGCACACGCGCCACCTGCGCGGCACGCTCCTGCGGCCCCGGCCGACGACGGACTGAGGTGAGCACCCCGCCGCAGCGGGTGCGCGTCACCCGGTCCCGCCGCCCCGTCCGCTCCGTCCGTCGTCGCACGGTCCGCGAGGAGATCGCCGACGAGTCCCGGCTGGGCTCGACCTATGTCAACTCCCTGCGCCGGGCCCAGCTCCACCTCTCCCTCGGCACCATCGCGGTCGGCCTGGTGACGCTCGGGGCCCTGCCCCTCCTCTTCGCCCTCGTCCCAGCGCTGCGCGGCACCGGCGTGATGGGCCTGCCCTTCGCCTGGGTCGTCCTCGGCCTGCTCGTCTACCCCGCCGTCGTGCTCACCGCGCGCTGGTACGTCCGGGCCACCGAGCGTCTCGAGGCCGACTTCAGCGAGCTCGTCAGCCGCCGATGAGCCAGCCGCTCAGCGTCCTCGCGATCCTCCTCGTCTGCCTCACGACGCTCACCCTCGGCGCCCTCGGGCTGCGTCTGGCGAAGGGGACGAGCGACTTCTACGTCGCCGGCCGCACGGTCACCCCGTGGCGCAATGCCAGCGCCATCGGCGGCGAGTACCTCTCCGCCGCGAGCTATCTCGGGGTCGCCGGCCTCGTCTACGACCGCGGCGTCGACATGCTGTGGATGCCGGTCGGCTACACCGTCGGCTACCTCGTCCTGCTCATCCTCGTCGCCGCCCCCCTTCGCCGCTCCGGGGCCTACACGCTCCCCGACTTCGCCGAGACCCGGCTCGAGTCGGCCACGCTGCGTCGGGGGTGCGCGCTGCTCGTCGTCGGCATCGGCTGGCTCTACCTGCTCCCGCAGATGCAGGGGGCCGGCCTCGCGCTGCGGCACGTCAGCGGGGCGCCCACGTGGGTCGGTGCCGGCGTGCTGACGGTCATCGTGACGCTCAACGTCGTCGCCGGCGGCATGCGCTCGGTGACGCTCGTGCAGTCCGTGCAGTACTGGATCAAGCTGTCGGCGATCGCCGTCCCCGCCTTCGTCCTGCTCGCCGTGTGGCACCGCAGCGGTGCCCCGGCACCGCAGGCCGACACCTCTTGGTGGGAGCCGCTCACCGGTGACGCGCCGGGTCGCACCCTCTTCACGACCTACAGCACCCTCGCCGCGTTGTGCCTGGGCACGATGGGCCTGCCGCACATCGCGGTGCGCTTCTACACCAACCCCGACGGCGTCGCCGCCCGCCGCACGACCGTCTCCGTGCTCGCGCTGCTGTCGCTCTTCTACCTCTTCCCGCCGATCTACGGCTTCCTCGGCCGCGCCTACCTCGACCCGTCGGAGATCTCTGATGACCCGAGCCGCACGGTGGTGCTCGCCCTGCCGGGCGCGATGCTGCCCGGCCTCGACGGCCAGCTGCTCACCGCGCTGGCCGCCGGCGGCGCCTTCGCCGCCTTCCTCGCCACGGCTTCCGGCGTGACGATGTCGGTCGCCGGCGCCATCGACCAGGACGTCCTGCGACCGCTCGCCGCCCGTGTGACGCACGGCGACGCCAGCCCCTCGGCCTCCTTCCGCATCGCCGCCGCGACCGGGGTCCTCGCCCCCTTCGTCGTCGCCATCACCGCCGCCCCGATCGGCATCTCGTCGGCCGTCGGCCATGCCTTCGCCATCGCCGCGGCGACCTTCGCCCCGCTGCTGATCCTCGGCGTCTGGTGGCCACGACTCACGGCGAAGGGAGCGGCCGCGGGCATCACCGTCGGTGGCGTCACGACCCTCGTCGCCGCCCTCGTGTCCGTCACCGACCTCGCCCCGGGCGGCTGGCCGGGCGCGCTGCTCGCGGCTCCCACTGCGTGGGCCACACCCCTGGCCTTCGCCGTGACGATGCTCGTCTCGCTCGTCACGCCGCGGCCGCGCCGGTGGGCCCGCACGATGAGCCGGCTGCACGCGCCCGAGGACGTCCTCGCCGAGGCCTGACCGCTCGTCGCGCTCACGGCGCCGCTCACCGCACGGGGCGCGCCCGCACGGCGACGTCAGCACCCGCCGACCGCCGCACGGCCCGTCGCACCGCCGGCCGGGGTGTGCGCTGCGCCACTCTGGCGGCGTTCGGTCACCGATGCCCGGACCCACCCACGACCCGGAGGTGAGCCATGAGCAACGACGCTCAGTCGCTCGGCGAGAGATACATCGCCGTCCAGGAGTCGGAGGAGTTCGGCCAGCTGCGCCGGACCTTCCGCCGCTTCGTCTTCCCCATCACCGCGTTCTTCCTCGCGTGGTACTTCCTCTACGTCCTGCTGTCGATGTACGCGCCCGGCTTCATGGGCACCAAGGTCCTCGGCAACATCAACATCGGCCTGCTGCTCGGCCTCGGGCAGTTCGTCACGACCTTCGCGATCACCATCGCCTACATCCGCTGGGCCGGCCGGGTCTTCGACCCCGCCGCCGAGGCCCTCGCGGCGCAGGTCGGATCGCACGAGACCCCGGAGGTGGACGGATGACCGCCCTCGTCCCCGCGGCCACGGCCACGGGCTCCCCGGCCCTGAACATCACGATCTTCGTCGTCTTCGTCGTCGCGACCCTCGCGATCGTCATCAAGGTGGCGGCCGGCCACAAGACGGCGAGCCAGATGTACACGGGTGGTGCCGCCTTCTCCGGTCGGCAAAATGGTCTGGCCATCGCCGGCGACTATCTGTCGGCGGCGAGCTTCCTCGGCATCGCCGGCGCCATCGCCCTGCAGGGCTACGACGGCTTCCTCTACTCGATCGGCTTCCTCGTCGCGTGGCTCGTCGCGCTGCTGCTCGTCGCCGAGCTCTTCCGCAACACGGGCCGCTTCACCCTCGCCGACGTGCTCTCCTACCGACTGCAGCAGCGGCCGATCCGCATCGCGACGTCGAGCTCGGTGCTCGCGGTGTCCTTCTTCTACCTGCTTGCGCAGATGGCCGGCGCCGGCGGCCTCGTCTCGCTGCTCCTGGGCGTCGACGGTGCCTTTGCGCAGAACGTCGTCATCGCGGTCGTCGGCATCGTCATGGTCGCCTACGTGATGATCGGCGGCATGAAGGGCACCACCTGGGTGCAGATGATCAAGGCCGTCCTGCTGATCTTCGCCACGGCCATCATGACCGTGTGGGTGCTCGGCAAGTTCGGGCTCAACTTCTCCTCGCTCATGCAGCAGGCCGTCGAGCGCAACCCCGCGGCCGGAGAAAAGCTCCTCGAGCCCGGCCTGAAGTACGGCCTCACCCACACGACGAAGATCGACTTCATCTCGCTCTCGCTCGCCCTCGTCCTCGGCACGGCCGGCCTGCCGCACGTGCTGCAGCGCTTCTACACCGTCCCGACGGCCAAGCAGGCCCGCAAGTCGGTCGAGTGGGCCATCTGGCTCATCGGTGGCTTCTACCTGCTGACCCTCGTCATCGGCTACGGCGCCGGCGCCCTCGTCGGCCCGGAGACGATCAACGCCGCCCCGGGCAAGGCCAATGCCGCCGCCCCGCTGCTCGCCTACGAGCTCGGCGGCTCGTGGCTGCTCGGCATCGTCTCCGGCATCGCCTTCGCGACGATCCTCGCGGTCGTGGCCGGTCTGACGATCACGGCCAGCGCGAGCTTCGCCCACGACCTGTACAACCAGGTCTTCAAGCGGGGTCAGGCCACCCAGGAGGAGGAGGTCAAGGTCTCGCGCTACGCGGCGATCGGGACCGGCGTCGTCGCGATCCTCGGCGGCATGCTCGCCAAAGACCAGAACATCGCCTTCCTCGTGGCGCTGGCCTTCGCCGTCGCGGCGAGCGCCAACCTCCCGACGATCCTCTACAGCCTCTTCTGGCGTCGCTTCAACACCCGCGGTGCCCTGTGGTCGATCTACGGCGGTCTCGCCTCGGCCCTGCTGCTCATCATCTTCTCGCCCGTGGTGTCCGGCAAGCCGGTCGACCCCGCGACGGGCAAGAGCGGCTCGATGCTCCAGGGCGTCGACTTCCACTGGTTCCCGCTGGACAACCCGGGCCTGGTCTCGATCCCGCTCGGCTTCTTCCTCGGGTGGCTGGGCACGGTGACGAGCAAGGAGTTCAACCGCGCGAAGTACGCCGAGATGGAGGTGCGCAGCCTCACCGGTCACGGGGTGGCCGAGGTCATCGACCACTGACCGCCCGGTCGTCGCACCCTCGCCGACGACGCAGGACGAAGGGGGGAGAGCTGCGGCTCTCCCCCCTTCGTCCTGTCCTCAGGCGTTGGCCGGGACGCTCGTGCCGGCTCCGCGGCGCCGGATGGCCGGCGCGGTCCCCGCCGCGCCGACGCTCGCCGGATCGTCGGCACCGAGGACGGTGAACCCGTGGTCGGCGATGAGCGTCAGGTCGTCCTCGGCGCTCTGCCCTTCGGCGGTGAGGTAGTCACCGAGGAAGAGCGAGTTGGCCACCTGCAGCGCCATGCCCTGCAGGCTCCGCAGGTGCATCTCGCGACCGGCGGCCATCCGCAGCTCGGCGGCAGGCGAGATCAGCCGGGCGGCGGCGAGGATGCGCAGGCAGCGCAGCGGGGTCAGCTCCCAGGTCTCCTGCTTGGGCGTCCCGTCGAAGGGGATGAGGAAGTTGACCGGCACCGAGTCCGAGCCCATATCCCGCAGCGCGACGAGCGCCTCGACGAGCTGCTCGTCGCTCTCCCCCAGGCCGGCGATCAGGCCGCTGCACGCGGACAGGCCCGCGCCCTGCGCCATCGCGACGGTGCGCACCCGGTCCTCGTAGGTGTGTGTGGTGACGATCGACTCGTGGTGCGACTCGGCGGTGTTGATGTTGTGGTTGTAGGCGTCGACGCCGGCCTCGCGCAGCCGGTCGGCCTGGCCGTCGCGCAGCAGGCCGAGGCAGGCGCAGACCTCGACATCGGGGTTCTCCTCCTTGATGGCGCCGACCATGCCCGCGACCCGCTCGATGTCGCGGTCGGTCGGGCCACGGCCACTGGCGACCATGCACAGGCGCGAGGCGCCGCCGCGCACGCCGGCGCGGGCCTGGTCGAGGGCCTCGTCCTCCTTGAGCCAGGTGTACTTGAGGATCTCGCTCGTGGACCCCAGCGCCTGCGAGCAGTAGCCGCAGTCCTCCGGGCAGAGCCCGGACTTGAGGTTGACGAGGTAGTTGACCTTGACGGTCATGCCGAAGTGCGCGCGGCGCAGCCGGGCGATGGCCGCGACCGCGTCGAAGACGTCCTCGTCCGGGCAGCGCAGGATCGTCAGCGCGTCCTCGGGGGTGGCCTCGGCTCCTGCGAGGACCCCCTCGACGATCTCGTCATAGGTGGTCATGGTCATCCCTTCATCCGTGTCTTCCAGACTGGTCGTCGCCCACACCCCGGGCATGGAGCGCCTCCCCCCGCAGCCGCGCGTCACGCACGACCCGCACGACGAAGGGGGTGAGGATCGCCCTGGGGTTGCGCTCCAGGCCGCGCGCCCGCGCCGCGTCCCTCGTCTCGGTCGCCACCTCCGCGGTGGCGGGCACGGCCCGGAGCGCGAGCGAGATCGCCAGCGCGACGCGGTCGGCGCGCACGCCGAACCTGCGGAGCGGGCGCATGGCCCGCTCCACGGCGTCGAGCATGTCGTCGACCCGGGTCGTCGTCGTGACGAGGCTCGCGAGCAGGACCAGCGCCAGGAGGTCACCGACGGTCTCGCCGGCACGGGGCCAGCCCGCCTGCCAGGTGAGCCAGACCCCCAGGGCGACCGTCACGAGGACGGGCCCGCGCAGGGCGGTCACGAGGACCCGCAGGGGCGTGCCGGCGACGACGAGCAGGGCGAGGGCAGTGCCCGCGGCGAGGCCAGCCGACGGCCAGCCATCCGCGAGGGCCAGCCCGACGCCGGCGGCGGCGAGCAGGCTGAGCTTGGCGCCCGCCGGGAGCCGGTGGACGAGCGAGGTCCCGGGGCGGTGGGCCGTCAGCAGCATGCCGCCACCCGGGCGCGGTAGTGGTGGACGACGTCGGCCGCGGGACCATCGGCCACGACCCGGCCCCCGTCGACGAGGACCGCCCGGTCGCACCGGCCGGCGAGCTCGAGGTCGTGGGTGACGAGCACGACCTGCTGCGGCAGCCCCATGAGCAGGTCACCGACGCGTCGGGAGGCTGCCAGGTCGAGCAGCGTCGTCGGCTCGTCGGCGACGAGGACGTCCGGACCGGTGGCAAGGGCGCTCGCCAGGGCGAGCAGCTGGGCCTGCCCACCGGAGAGGGCGTGGACGCTGCGGTGGGCCAGGTCGGCCAGACCGTGCTGCTCGAGCACCTCGGCCACGGCCGCGTCGCGGCCCCGCCGGTCGGGCCGTGCGGCCCTCAGCGACAAGGCAACGTCCTCGGCGACCGTCGGCATGACGAGCTGTGCGTGCGGGTCGGTGAAGGTGAAGGCCACCCGACGCCGGACCTCGCGGCCGCGGCGCGCGACATCGACACCGTCGACGTGCACGGCACCCGTCGTGGCGGTGACGAGACCGTTGACGAGGCGAGCCAGGGTCGACTTCCCGGCGCCGTTGGGACCGATGAGCGCCACACGCGCCTCGCTGACGAGCAGGCTCGTCTCGTCGAGCACGAGCAGGTCGCCGGTCGCCGTGGGCCGGCGGACCGTGACCCGGTCGAGCTCGATGCGCGCCATCAGGCGCGGCGACGCAGCAGGTCGGGGAAGGCGCGGTGCACCGCGCCCGCGACGAGGACGGTCGCGGCCAGCTTGATCAGGTCGCCGATCCAGAAGGCACCGTCGACGGTCGCGGCCGCATGCCACCCGAGTCCCGCGCGCAGGTGCAGGCCGACGATGCCGGCGGCGTGGACGACCACGAGCGCGAGCAGCCCTCCCGCTGTGAGCACCCACGCCGTCCCGCGGCCGGCGCGTCGGACGGCGACCGTGGCCACGGTCCCGATGATCGCCGCCCCGACGACGAAACCGAGGATGTACCCACCGGTCGGGCCGACGAGCACCGGCAGCCCGGCCTTGCCATTGGCGAAGACGGGGAGTCCGATCATCCCGATGAGGATCCACAGGAGGACAGCGAGAGCGCCGCGCCGGGCTCCGAGGACGGCGCCCGCGAGGAGCACCCCGAAGGTCTGCAAGGTGATCGGCGCGAAGACCGAGAGGTTGACAGCGGGCAGGATCGAGCACACCGCGATCAGAGCGGCGAGGGAGGAGACGAGGGCCAGGTCGGTGCTCGCCGTGGCGGCCCGGGTGGCCGGAGCCGTGGTCATGTTGCCGAATCCCCTCGTTGGATGAACGCCGTTCACTCAGGTGAACGGCGTTCAGGTTAGTGGCGCCGACGACGTGTGGTCAACTGGACCCCCGATCTCGACCCGCTTCGAAGGGAGCGCCCGTGCCGCCCACGCGACGGACCCGCCAGGAGCCGCTCTCGCACGAACGGATCGTCGCCACGGCCCTGAGCCTGCTCTCCCGGGTCGGCCTGCCCGACCTGACGATGCGCGCCATCGGAACCGAGCTCGGGGTGCAGCAGAGCGCGCTCTACCACCACTTCGCCAACAAACAGGCGGTGCTCGGGGCCGTCGCTGACGAGATCATCGCGCGCGCGCCCCGCCCGCCGACAGCGGGCGACGCCCCCTGGCAGGAGCGGGTACAGGAGCGCTGCGCGCAGCTGCACGCCGCGGTCACCGCCTACCCCGACGGGGCGGACCTGGTGATGAGCATGTGGGCCTTCGGGATGGGCGGGCAGGCGCCCTTCGACGAGCTGTGCCTGCTGCTGCGCGATGCCGGCATCTCCCCGGCCGTGGCACCGACCGCCGCACGCACGCTGCTGCACTTCGTCTACGGGCACGCCTACGACGAGCAGTCGCACGAGCAGGCCGCGCGCTCTGGGATCCTCACCGCCGAGCGCGAGCCGACTGACTTCGGCACCGGTCTGCGCATCCTCGTCTCAGGCATCGAGGCACACGGCGGCGCCGGCTGACCGGTCACGTGGCGGCCGGCACGAGTCCTCGCTGCTCGGCCGCTCGCCGCAGCGCGGCGGCCTTCTCGTCGTCGACTGTCACGAAGAAGTCGCCGACGACGTCCTCGAGATGGTCCATCGAGCGGGCCGCGAAGAGCACCGGCTGGTAGACCGTGATGTCGTAGTTGAGCGTGCCCATGTCGGCCAGGTCGAGCTCGCGGATCTCCATGTGGCCGAACTCCTGGATCTCACCGAAGCTCGACAGGATCCCGGCACCGTAGGCCTTGAGGTCGCTCCCCTCGTGCATCACCCCGAACTCGATCGAGAACCAGAAGACGTCCGCCACGAGCTTCATGGCCTCGTCGGTCTGCAGGCGCAGCGAGGCCTGGCCCGCGGCCTCGGTGATCGCCGCCAGTCGCGTGCTGGCGAGCTGGTTGGCGTGGCCGATGACCTCGTGGATGATGTCCGGCTCCGGCGTGTAGAGCGGCTGCGAGCCGTGCCGCAGGTACTGCGTGGAGTTGAAGGTGCGGGACCCGAGGTCGGCATAGAAGTCACGAAGGGGGACCAGCCCCGGCGCACAGACGTAGGACCAGCCGGTGAGCGGTACGAGTCGCTCGCTCACCTCGGCGAGCTGGGGCACGTGGTCGGTCGGCAGGTCGAGGCGGGCCTTGGCCTCGAGGTACTCACGGTGGGCATGACGCTCGTGCAGCGGGGCCAGCTCGGCGCTCACCCGACGCCAGATCTCGTGCTCGGCCTCGGTGTAGGCGATGGTCGGGACGGGGTCGCGTCCTCGGTCCCAGCCCAGCGCGGCGCCGGCGATCTCCCCCCTTCGCCGCAGGTACTCGCGGTCCTCGCGACCCGGGTGCGTGTCGGCCAGGTGGACCTCGACGGTCCCGTCCTCGTGCTCGGTGACAGGTGAGTACAGCTGTCCCTCGGTGAACACGTCAACCACCTCCTTGTGATCAGCCAACCGTCGCAGACCTGCGCTGTCTGCACCACAGATCGCCAACACGCTGGGCAGACTGCCCAGAATCGAACCGCCTAGGTCCGCCGCGCCCTGAGCACTGTGCCCACCTGCTGCGTGAGCCGCTCGTCGGCAGGTGGCCGCAGTCGGACCGCTCGTCGTGCCCCTCCCCTCGCCCGGCGATGCACCACCCCCCGCCGTTGTGCTCGTCGCCACGGCGGGAGAAGGTAGGAGGTGGACACAGGTCCGCGCGAGGGCGCGCGGACCCACTCAACGAGGAGGACATGTGACGGACTACGCCCCCACCCCCGAGTTCACCGAGCAGGCCGTGGGCAAGGCCTCGCTCTACGACGAGGCCGAGGACCACGAGGCCTTCTGGGCCGCGAGGGCCCGGGAGTACGTCACGTGGAGCACGGACTTCGACACCACGCTCGACTGGAGCGATGCTCCCTTCGCCAAGTGGTTCATCGGCGGTGAGCTCAACGCCGCCTACAACTGCGTCGACCGCCACGTCGAGGCCGGCAACGGCGATCGCGTCGCGCTGCACGTCGTCGGCGCCAACGGCGACGACCGCACCATCACCTATGCCGACCTCCAGCGAGAGGTGTGCAAGGCGGCCAATGCCCTCACCTCCCTCGGTGTGGCGAAGGGGGACCGCGTCGCCATCTACATGCCGATGATCGCCGAGGCCGTCATCGCGATGCTCGCGTGCGCTCGCATCGGCGCGCCGCACTCCGTCGTCTTCGGCGGCTTCTCCTCCGACGCCCTCAAGGCGCGCATCGAGGACGGTGAGGCGAAGGTCGTCATCACCTCCGACGGCCAGTTCCGCAAGGGCAAGGCCATGCCGCTCAAGGACGCCGTCGACCGCGCGGTCCCCGGCACGACCGCGGGCAAGGTCCTCGTCGTCCAGCGCACCGGCATCGACGTCACCTGGGACGACGAGCGTGACGTGTGGTGGCACGACGTCGTCGACTCCGCGTCCGACGAGCACGAGGCGCAGCCGCACGACAGCGAGCACCCGCTCTTCATCCTCTACACCTCCGGCACGACCGGTAAGCCGAAGGGGATCCTGCACACGACCGGCGGCTACCTCACCCAGGCGGCCTACACCAATGCCGTCGTCCACGACGTGCACCCCGAGACCGACGTCTACTGGTGCACGGCCGACATCGGCTGGGTGACCGGTCACAGCTACATCGTCTACGGTCCGCTGGCCAACGGCGCGACCCAGGTGCTCTTCGAGGGCACCCCCGACAGCCCGCACCAGGGCATCTTCTGGGAGATCATCCAGAAGTACGGCGTCAGCATCCTCTACACCGCCCCGACGGCGATCCGCACCTTCATGAAGTGGGGCGCGGACATCCCGGAGAAGTACGACCTGTCGTCCATCCGCGTGCTCGGCTCGGTCGGCGAGCCGATCAACCCGGAGGCCTGGCGCTGGTACCGCGACAACATCGGCGGGGGCAGCGCCCCGATCGTCGACACGTGGTGGCAGACGGAGACCGGCGCGATCATGAACTCGCCGCTCCCCGGCGTCACGACCCTCGAGCCCGGCAGCTCCCAGCACCCCATCCCGGGCATCAGCGCCGAGATCCTCGACGACGAGGGCCAGCCGCTCACCGAGCCCGAGAAGGTCGGCTACCTCGTGCTCACCAAGCCCTGGCCGTCGATGCTCCGTGGCATCTGGGGCGACCCGGAGCGCTACAAGGACACCTACTGGAGCCGCTTCGGTCCCGAGTACTACTTCGCCGGCGACGGCGCGAAGTACGACGACAAGGGCAACATCTGGATCCTCGGTCGGGTCGACGACGTCATGAACGTCTCCGGCCACCGGCTCTCGACGGCCGAGATCGAGTCTGCCCTCGTCTCCCACCCCCGGGTGGCCGAGGCCGCCGTCGTGGGCGCGAGCGACGAGACGACCGGCCAGGCCGTCGTCGCCTTCGTCATCCTGCGTCAGGACGGCGACGGCTCCGGCGGTGCCGAGGGTGACGACCTCGCCCAGGAGCTGCGTGGGCACGTCGGCGAGCAGATCGGCCCGATCGCCAAGCCGCGCCAGGTGATGATCGTCGACGAGCTGCCCAAGACGCGCTCGGGCAAGATCATGCGCCGTCTGCTCAAGGACGTGGCGGAGAACCGCGAGATAGGTGACGTGACTACGCTCGCCGACTCGTCCGTCATGAACCTCATCAAGGACGGGATGGCCAAGCCGGCATCTGACTGACCACCACCGACGAAGGGGGCCCGCCAGCTCGGCGGGCCCCCTTCGTCATGTGTGCGCACTCCCCCAGGAATGACAGTGCCCGGGGAGGAATGCACGCTCTCCCCGGGAATGCAAGAAGCCCCCCAGCGACTCGCTGGGGGGCTTCTTGTGAATGTTTGTCCGGCTGCGTCCTACTCTCCCACACCGTCACCAGTGCAGTACCATCGGCGCTGAAGGGCTTAGCTTCCGGGTTCGGAATGGGACCGGGCGTTTCCCCTTCGCTATGACAGCCGAAACTCTATGGAAATACAGTGGACGTGCATTGTGTCCCGACCGTATCTCGGGAACTGCACAGTGGACGCGAACATCGTTCTTTTTTACGCAACACGAAGGTTGTGTGTGTATCAAGTTATCGGCTTATTAGTACCAGTCAGCTACATGCATTGCTGCACTTCCACATCTGGCCTATCAACCCAGTCGTCTACTGGGAGCCTCTCGGAGCTAAGCTCCATGGAAACCTCATCTTGAGACATGCTTCCCGCTTAGATGCTTTCAGCGGTTATCACTCCCGAACGTAGCTAATGAGCGGTGCCCTTGGCAGAACAACTCACACACCAGAGGTTCGTCCAACCCGGTCCTCTCGTACTAAGGTCAGCCTCTCTCAAGTTTCCTACGCGCACAGCGGATAGGGACCGAACTGTCTCACGACGTTCTAAACCCAGCTCGCGTGCCGCTTTAATGGGCGAACAGCCCAACCCTTGGGAGCTACTCCACCCCCAGGATGCGACGAGCCGACATCGAGGTGCCAAACCATCCCGTCGATATGGACTCTTGGGGAAGATCAGCCTGTTATCCCCGGGGTACCTTTTATC
Encoded proteins:
- a CDS encoding sensor histidine kinase, encoding MDAGLHLPTVAVVTSVFAAVALVVTLVRWRLARPGFISVTDHATYETLHTASLAARHLADGFTDDGCERAAPYLRAMLATPGLAVCDTSAVVVWEGEGRHHLPAVMDQAAAVLTSGQPVVLGPDVVTCTSTECPIRAAVIAPVTVDDRVIGAIAGYGPTVSAGLARAAGEVAAWVATQVELADLSYERTRAMEAELRALRAQISPHFIYNSLTAIASFVRTDPARARELLLEFADFTRYALRRDGAFTTVSEELRNVERYLVLEQARFGERLGITLKIAPEVLPVRVPYLAIQPLVENAVRHGLAPKEGPGHVTLSATDHGSVAEFSVDDDGVGAHPETIRKVLDGQSRADSVGLGNVDARLRQVYGEEYGLVVDTAPGAGMRVSFRVPKYSPALEDPA
- a CDS encoding LytTR family DNA-binding domain-containing protein, with protein sequence MPPRPTALTVLVVDDEAPARNEVAWLLDQDERVGRVLTASSGTTALAALEREHVDVVFSDISMPGLDGMQLARVIRRFSERPQVVFVTAHDSHAVDAFDLDAVDYLMKPVRPERIGEAVRRCFAATELREEEPAAPGEDDETIPVELGGVTRFVRRSEIRWVQAQGDYARLHTPTGSHLVRIPLATLEERWAEAGFVRIHRSTLVSTRHISEIHNDGGRCTVLVDGTELQVSRRHTRHLRGTLLRPRPTTD
- a CDS encoding cation acetate symporter codes for the protein MSQPLSVLAILLVCLTTLTLGALGLRLAKGTSDFYVAGRTVTPWRNASAIGGEYLSAASYLGVAGLVYDRGVDMLWMPVGYTVGYLVLLILVAAPLRRSGAYTLPDFAETRLESATLRRGCALLVVGIGWLYLLPQMQGAGLALRHVSGAPTWVGAGVLTVIVTLNVVAGGMRSVTLVQSVQYWIKLSAIAVPAFVLLAVWHRSGAPAPQADTSWWEPLTGDAPGRTLFTTYSTLAALCLGTMGLPHIAVRFYTNPDGVAARRTTVSVLALLSLFYLFPPIYGFLGRAYLDPSEISDDPSRTVVLALPGAMLPGLDGQLLTALAAGGAFAAFLATASGVTMSVAGAIDQDVLRPLAARVTHGDASPSASFRIAAATGVLAPFVVAITAAPIGISSAVGHAFAIAAATFAPLLILGVWWPRLTAKGAAAGITVGGVTTLVAALVSVTDLAPGGWPGALLAAPTAWATPLAFAVTMLVSLVTPRPRRWARTMSRLHAPEDVLAEA
- a CDS encoding DUF485 domain-containing protein, yielding MSNDAQSLGERYIAVQESEEFGQLRRTFRRFVFPITAFFLAWYFLYVLLSMYAPGFMGTKVLGNINIGLLLGLGQFVTTFAITIAYIRWAGRVFDPAAEALAAQVGSHETPEVDG
- a CDS encoding cation acetate symporter gives rise to the protein MTALVPAATATGSPALNITIFVVFVVATLAIVIKVAAGHKTASQMYTGGAAFSGRQNGLAIAGDYLSAASFLGIAGAIALQGYDGFLYSIGFLVAWLVALLLVAELFRNTGRFTLADVLSYRLQQRPIRIATSSSVLAVSFFYLLAQMAGAGGLVSLLLGVDGAFAQNVVIAVVGIVMVAYVMIGGMKGTTWVQMIKAVLLIFATAIMTVWVLGKFGLNFSSLMQQAVERNPAAGEKLLEPGLKYGLTHTTKIDFISLSLALVLGTAGLPHVLQRFYTVPTAKQARKSVEWAIWLIGGFYLLTLVIGYGAGALVGPETINAAPGKANAAAPLLAYELGGSWLLGIVSGIAFATILAVVAGLTITASASFAHDLYNQVFKRGQATQEEEVKVSRYAAIGTGVVAILGGMLAKDQNIAFLVALAFAVAASANLPTILYSLFWRRFNTRGALWSIYGGLASALLLIIFSPVVSGKPVDPATGKSGSMLQGVDFHWFPLDNPGLVSIPLGFFLGWLGTVTSKEFNRAKYAEMEVRSLTGHGVAEVIDH
- the bioB gene encoding biotin synthase BioB; the encoded protein is MTTYDEIVEGVLAGAEATPEDALTILRCPDEDVFDAVAAIARLRRAHFGMTVKVNYLVNLKSGLCPEDCGYCSQALGSTSEILKYTWLKEDEALDQARAGVRGGASRLCMVASGRGPTDRDIERVAGMVGAIKEENPDVEVCACLGLLRDGQADRLREAGVDAYNHNINTAESHHESIVTTHTYEDRVRTVAMAQGAGLSACSGLIAGLGESDEQLVEALVALRDMGSDSVPVNFLIPFDGTPKQETWELTPLRCLRILAAARLISPAAELRMAAGREMHLRSLQGMALQVANSLFLGDYLTAEGQSAEDDLTLIADHGFTVLGADDPASVGAAGTAPAIRRRGAGTSVPANA